A region of Paenimyroides aestuarii DNA encodes the following proteins:
- a CDS encoding ligase-associated DNA damage response exonuclease — translation MRLLNFTENGIYCIPGNFYIDPWKPVDYALITHAHADHARWGMKRYLCHHFTVPILHSRIGKDIQVQGIAYNESLTINGVKVSLHPAGHIIGSAQIRMEYKGKIAVVSGDYKLQNDGLSIPFEPVKCHEFVTESTFGLPIYKWSSVEQLNQLMRDWVIANQKNGKTSVFVGYSLGKAQRILKAVSGVAPLFTHYSIAKLNEAYKSVGVNLPDYQIVDFRESVQHVNQAVVIVPPALVESTVLKKIPNMVYAVCSGWMQVRGARRWRSADAGFAVSDHADWDGLLTAVKATEAEKVYVTHGQTAAFAKYLNENGMHAVELHTAFGNEEEDEQIPESV, via the coding sequence ATGCGTTTACTAAATTTTACCGAAAATGGCATCTATTGCATACCCGGAAATTTCTATATTGATCCATGGAAACCCGTTGATTATGCACTTATAACACACGCGCATGCCGATCATGCCCGTTGGGGAATGAAACGCTATTTGTGTCATCATTTTACAGTACCTATACTTCACAGCCGAATTGGTAAAGATATTCAGGTACAAGGCATTGCTTACAATGAGTCGCTAACCATAAACGGGGTAAAAGTTTCTTTGCACCCCGCAGGTCACATTATTGGTTCGGCTCAAATCCGAATGGAATATAAGGGAAAAATAGCTGTAGTTTCGGGTGATTACAAGTTACAAAACGATGGATTGTCAATTCCTTTTGAACCAGTTAAATGCCACGAATTTGTAACAGAAAGCACTTTTGGTTTGCCTATTTACAAATGGTCGTCTGTGGAACAATTGAATCAATTGATGCGCGATTGGGTCATTGCCAACCAAAAAAACGGTAAAACTTCTGTCTTTGTGGGATATTCTCTTGGAAAAGCGCAACGTATCCTAAAAGCTGTAAGCGGTGTTGCCCCCCTATTCACTCATTATTCCATTGCAAAATTGAATGAAGCTTATAAAAGCGTGGGTGTTAATCTTCCCGATTATCAAATTGTTGACTTTCGTGAATCGGTGCAACATGTGAACCAAGCAGTTGTAATTGTGCCCCCTGCCTTAGTTGAAAGTACCGTTTTAAAGAAAATTCCTAATATGGTTTATGCCGTTTGTTCGGGTTGGATGCAAGTGCGCGGTGCAAGAAGATGGCGAAGTGCCGATGCAGGATTTGCGGTGAGTGACCATGCCGATTGGGACGGACTTTTAACTGCTGTGAAAGCTACAGAAGCTGAAAAAGTTTATGTTACCCACGGACAAACTGCTGCTTTTGCTAAATATCTTAATGAAAACGGGATGCATGCAGTAGAACTGCACACTGCTTTTGGAAATGAAGAAGAGGACGAACAAATACCGGAAAGCGTATGA
- a CDS encoding phosphatidate cytidylyltransferase encodes MKKYFLFGSIGFMCLLLTSCEAVETIFKAGMWWAFFLVFLVIGIILWIFSKMRGRK; translated from the coding sequence ATGAAAAAATATTTTTTATTTGGTAGTATCGGCTTTATGTGCTTGTTACTTACCAGTTGCGAAGCCGTAGAAACCATTTTTAAAGCAGGAATGTGGTGGGCTTTCTTCCTTGTTTTCCTTGTAATTGGAATCATTCTTTGGATTTTTTCTAAAATGAGAGGACGAAAATAA
- a CDS encoding SemiSWEET transporter: METIIGTIAGILTSISMLPQLIKVLKEKEVENISHGTIIVLICGVALWVVYGVLKNEWPIILSNGFSVLVNVTLHVYYHVYKKN; the protein is encoded by the coding sequence ATGGAAACAATTATCGGAACAATAGCAGGTATTTTAACATCTATATCCATGCTTCCACAACTCATTAAAGTTTTAAAAGAAAAAGAAGTGGAGAACATTTCCCACGGAACCATCATTGTTTTAATTTGTGGGGTTGCACTTTGGGTGGTTTATGGAGTTTTGAAAAATGAATGGCCCATTATTCTCTCTAACGGGTTTTCAGTCTTGGTAAATGTCACACTGCATGTTTATTATCATGTTTACAAAAAAAATTAA
- the rsmD gene encoding 16S rRNA (guanine(966)-N(2))-methyltransferase RsmD: MRIVSGKFKGRRITAPKNLPVRPTTDLSKEALFNILNHQFSFRELRVLDLFAGTGNISYEFASRGAEPITCVDTDFGCINFIKKTAAQFEMDITTIKSDVYKFLERSKVKYDIIFADPPYDFSQEQFDKIYQLIFENELLEADGLLIIEHSTQTKMEHLERFSNSRKYGGSIFSFFEYEQEETNDDDEDFDEED; encoded by the coding sequence ATGAGAATAGTTTCAGGAAAATTTAAAGGCCGACGCATCACAGCTCCAAAAAACCTGCCTGTGCGCCCCACAACCGATTTAAGCAAAGAAGCATTGTTTAACATATTGAACCATCAATTTTCGTTTCGTGAGCTAAGAGTGCTTGATTTATTTGCCGGAACCGGTAACATCAGTTATGAATTTGCCTCGCGGGGTGCCGAACCTATCACTTGTGTTGATACTGATTTTGGTTGTATTAATTTTATAAAGAAAACAGCTGCACAGTTTGAGATGGATATCACCACGATAAAAAGTGATGTGTATAAGTTTTTAGAACGAAGCAAAGTGAAATACGATATTATTTTTGCTGATCCACCTTATGATTTTTCGCAAGAACAATTTGATAAAATCTACCAATTGATCTTTGAAAATGAATTGCTCGAAGCTGATGGTTTATTGATTATTGAACACTCTACGCAAACAAAGATGGAGCATTTGGAGCGTTTTAGTAACAGCAGAAAATATGGCGGTTCTATTTTTTCGTTTTTTGAGTATGAACAAGAAGAAACAAATGACGATGATGAGGATTTTGATGAAGAGGATTGA
- a CDS encoding DUF3822 family protein → MILIHFMIMLNESFQKLYIQVSLQNFSYCVKNQVSNQVSHIKSFTLDPYKTIEQQLDVFFDKEEALQSGFQDVVVLHHNNLNTFVPTALFDETSLGSYLQYNTKVFPTDYFDYDNLPQSDMNNIYVPYVAFNNYFLDVFGSFTFQHINTSLVQHFLAKSGNDAVTNLFVHVGATHFELVLTKQKKLLFFNSYEFQTKEDFIYYLLFVFEQLQLNPETQAVTFYGNISTESDLYQIAYRFIRHVSVADMQTLAQTLSVTYEELKQHYILLHA, encoded by the coding sequence TTGATTCTTATACATTTTATGATTATGTTGAACGAATCGTTTCAAAAATTATACATACAAGTATCGTTACAAAACTTTAGTTATTGCGTTAAAAATCAAGTAAGCAATCAGGTTTCGCATATAAAGTCGTTTACTTTAGATCCATACAAGACTATTGAACAGCAATTAGATGTTTTTTTTGATAAGGAAGAAGCTTTGCAAAGTGGTTTTCAAGACGTAGTGGTTTTGCACCATAATAATTTAAACACATTTGTACCTACGGCTTTGTTTGATGAAACTTCGCTGGGAAGCTATTTGCAGTACAATACCAAGGTTTTTCCTACAGATTATTTTGATTACGACAACTTGCCACAATCCGATATGAATAATATTTATGTGCCTTATGTGGCATTTAACAATTATTTTTTAGATGTTTTTGGAAGTTTTACTTTTCAGCACATAAACACCTCTTTGGTGCAGCATTTTTTGGCAAAATCTGGAAATGATGCAGTTACCAATCTTTTTGTACACGTGGGCGCTACCCATTTTGAATTGGTGCTCACGAAACAAAAAAAATTACTTTTTTTTAACAGCTACGAGTTTCAAACCAAAGAAGATTTTATTTATTATCTATTATTTGTTTTTGAACAACTGCAACTAAATCCAGAAACCCAAGCCGTTACATTTTATGGCAATATAAGCACCGAAAGTGATTTATACCAGATTGCTTATCGTTTTATACGCCATGTTTCGGTTGCCGATATGCAAACGCTTGCCCAAACACTTTCTGTAACATACGAAGAACTTAAACAACATTATATTTTATTGCACGCATGA
- a CDS encoding ATP-dependent DNA helicase: MTITQFYQQLKNTFPFELTLKQDAFLKKISQFVLSDNPDEIFVLKGYAGTGKTTLLSNLVHQLPFVNKKYVMLAPTGRAAKVISNYAKQPAYTIHKKIYYPKKDKNSGVAFTMQANKHKNTIFIVDESSMISDHVTDATMYTHGSLLDDLMYYVYSGQNCKLIIVGDTAQLPPVGMDESPALNEDKLALNYQMKVDFIELTEVMRQEEDSGILYNATELREQLQQEFYDFFEFDVKPFKDIIRLQDGYETLDAIHDAYSKKGTEETIFIVRSNKRANQYNQQIRTRILDNESEMSAGDYIMVVKNNYFWLKDSKTTDFIANGDILEILQIYKHHDLYGFRFASVKVRMIDYPDMDAFDTIVLLDTLHSESASLTYEESNRLYQEVLLDYQEETTAFRRMQRVKNNEYFNALQIKFAYAVTCHKSQGGQWDTVFIEQPYLPNGINKDYMRWLYTALTRAKEKVYLIGFSDDFFEG; this comes from the coding sequence ATGACCATTACGCAATTTTATCAACAATTAAAAAACACTTTTCCGTTTGAATTAACCTTAAAGCAAGACGCCTTTTTAAAAAAGATTTCGCAGTTTGTTTTAAGTGATAATCCCGATGAAATTTTTGTTTTAAAAGGATATGCCGGTACCGGAAAAACCACATTGCTGTCTAATTTGGTGCATCAATTACCATTTGTAAACAAAAAATATGTAATGTTGGCACCAACGGGTAGAGCTGCCAAAGTAATATCGAATTACGCCAAGCAACCTGCATATACCATTCACAAAAAAATTTATTATCCCAAAAAAGATAAAAATTCGGGTGTGGCATTTACCATGCAAGCAAACAAACACAAAAACACCATTTTTATTGTGGATGAATCGTCAATGATTTCCGATCATGTAACCGATGCAACCATGTACACGCACGGTTCGTTGTTAGACGATTTAATGTATTATGTGTATTCCGGGCAAAATTGCAAACTCATTATTGTGGGCGATACTGCACAATTACCACCTGTTGGAATGGACGAAAGCCCAGCCTTGAACGAAGATAAATTGGCATTGAATTACCAAATGAAAGTCGATTTTATTGAATTGACCGAAGTGATGCGTCAGGAAGAAGATTCAGGAATTTTATACAACGCCACCGAGCTTCGCGAACAGTTGCAGCAAGAATTTTACGATTTTTTTGAATTCGATGTAAAGCCTTTCAAAGATATTATTCGCTTGCAAGATGGTTATGAAACGCTTGATGCCATTCACGATGCCTATTCTAAGAAAGGAACCGAAGAAACTATTTTTATTGTGCGATCAAACAAACGCGCCAACCAATACAACCAGCAAATTAGAACCCGAATTTTAGACAACGAAAGCGAAATGAGTGCCGGCGATTACATCATGGTGGTAAAAAATAATTACTTTTGGTTGAAAGATTCCAAAACCACAGATTTTATAGCAAATGGCGATATTTTGGAAATTTTACAAATCTATAAACACCACGATTTATATGGATTTCGGTTTGCATCGGTAAAAGTCCGCATGATTGATTACCCCGATATGGATGCCTTTGATACCATTGTTTTGTTAGATACCTTGCATTCCGAATCGGCAAGTTTAACCTACGAAGAATCGAACCGATTGTATCAGGAAGTGTTGCTAGATTATCAAGAAGAAACTACTGCTTTTCGGAGAATGCAAAGGGTGAAAAACAATGAATATTTTAATGCCTTGCAAATTAAATTTGCGTATGCAGTAACTTGTCACAAATCGCAAGGCGGACAATGGGACACTGTTTTTATAGAACAACCTTATTTGCCAAACGGCATTAATAAAGATTATATGCGCTGGTTATATACCGCACTTACACGTGCAAAAGAAAAAGTATATTTAATAGGCTTTAGCGATGATTTTTTTGAAGGGTAG
- the kdsB gene encoding 3-deoxy-manno-octulosonate cytidylyltransferase: MNNLKIIAVIPARYASTRFPAKLVQDLGGKPVVVQTYLATVATQLFDEVLVATDHEIIFNLLKQHHVNVVMSSDSHKSGSDRIAEVVKNIDCDVVVNVQGDEPFVSKENLENLIAIFKSDLEKKIDLASLMFEIDDLETINNPNNVKVVVDQNLKALYFSRATIPFPRDGKAYVPYYQHIGVYAYRKNALLDFTTWQMKGLEATEKLEQLRYLEYGRTIQMVLTNHIGIGIDTKEDLEKARLLWK; this comes from the coding sequence ATGAATAATTTAAAAATAATAGCCGTAATACCGGCACGATATGCATCTACACGCTTTCCTGCTAAATTGGTTCAAGATTTAGGTGGGAAACCAGTGGTAGTGCAAACTTATTTAGCAACGGTTGCCACACAGCTTTTTGATGAGGTTTTAGTGGCAACCGACCATGAGATTATTTTCAATTTATTAAAACAGCACCATGTAAATGTGGTAATGAGCAGTGATTCGCATAAAAGTGGTAGCGACCGTATTGCCGAAGTGGTAAAGAATATCGATTGTGATGTCGTAGTAAACGTTCAAGGCGATGAACCTTTTGTGAGTAAAGAAAATTTAGAAAATTTAATTGCTATTTTTAAAAGCGATCTTGAAAAAAAAATAGATTTGGCATCTTTGATGTTCGAGATTGATGATTTAGAGACAATCAATAATCCAAACAATGTAAAAGTGGTAGTAGATCAAAACTTGAAAGCTTTGTATTTTTCGAGAGCAACCATTCCGTTTCCGCGAGATGGAAAAGCTTATGTGCCTTATTACCAACATATAGGTGTTTATGCCTATCGAAAAAATGCATTATTAGATTTTACTACTTGGCAAATGAAAGGTTTAGAAGCCACTGAAAAGTTGGAACAACTTCGTTATTTAGAATATGGAAGAACCATACAAATGGTGCTTACAAACCATATCGGTATTGGTATTGATACTAAAGAAGATTTAGAAAAAGCCCGATTACTTTGGAAGTAA
- the uvrA gene encoding excinuclease ABC subunit UvrA: protein MKKTDFSKIDPKQNIIIKGAHLHNLKHIDVVIPRNKMVVVTGLSGSGKSSLAFDTLYAEGQRRYVESLSSYARQFLGRINKPKVEYIKGIAPAVAIEQKVNTTNARSTVGTSTEIYDYLKLLYARIGTTFSPISGNEVKKHTVTDVIDAVKNFNEESKWLLLAPVYEIKERTLIDQLKIALQQGFARLFYKKETKRIDEFVEEFASKKIKSEDIQLIIDRLVVRHDEDFYNRLSDAVDTAFFEGKGVLYLHELETGKQLEFNNKFELDGITFLEPNIHLFSFNNPYGACPKCDGFGTTIGIDEDLVIPNTALSVYENAIYPWRGESMSWYRDQLVNNSHKFDFPIHKPFYELTDSQKQLIWEGNSYFTGLNYFFKDLEENNYKIQNRVLLSRYRGKTKCNLCHGKRLRAEANYVKVSGKTISDLVDLPINELRDFFKSLKLNEFESKVAKRLLLEINNRLQFLSDVGLDYLTINRRSATLSGGESQRINLATSLGSSLVGSMYILDEPSIGLHSRDSEKLIEVLKNLRNLGNTVIIVEHDEDVMKAADEIIDIGPEAGVLGGKLMAQGTFKEILQADTLTAKYLNGDLEIKVPKKRRPVKNFIEVKGARENNLKNIDVVFPLDCLTMVSGVSGSGKSTLVKKILYPALEKHLIGTSEKPGQFNEITGSFSHIKHIEYVDQNPIGKSSRSNPISYIKAYDDIRDLFAKQKLSKMRNYQPKHFSFNVEGGRCEVCKGDGVVTIEMQFMADVHLECEACKGKRFKKEVLEVQFEGKSIFDVLNLTVDEAMAFFTNHNQDKIAQKIQPLQDVGLGYVALGQSSSTLSGGEAQRVKLATFLGKGAVKERALFIFDEPTTGLHFHDIQKLLQSFQALIEKGHSIIVIEHNLDMIKCADYVIDIGPEGGKNGGTVVATGTPEEIVKNKKSITGSYLKEKLK from the coding sequence ATGAAAAAAACTGATTTTTCGAAAATCGACCCAAAACAAAATATCATAATCAAAGGTGCTCATTTGCACAATTTAAAACATATCGATGTTGTAATTCCGCGAAACAAAATGGTGGTAGTTACAGGTTTGTCGGGATCTGGCAAGTCCAGCTTGGCTTTTGACACCCTTTATGCAGAAGGGCAACGACGCTATGTGGAAAGCTTATCTTCGTATGCGCGCCAATTTTTAGGCAGAATTAATAAACCAAAAGTGGAATACATTAAAGGTATTGCGCCTGCAGTTGCGATTGAACAAAAAGTGAATACCACCAATGCGCGTTCTACCGTTGGTACATCAACCGAAATTTATGATTATTTAAAGCTTTTATATGCCCGAATCGGTACCACTTTTTCTCCCATATCTGGCAATGAAGTAAAAAAACATACCGTAACCGATGTGATTGATGCAGTAAAAAATTTCAATGAAGAATCAAAATGGTTGTTACTTGCTCCTGTATATGAAATAAAAGAACGCACCTTAATTGATCAATTAAAAATTGCATTGCAGCAAGGTTTTGCCCGATTATTTTATAAAAAAGAAACCAAAAGAATTGATGAATTTGTTGAAGAATTTGCATCAAAAAAGATCAAATCTGAAGATATACAGCTGATTATTGATCGTTTGGTGGTTCGGCATGATGAAGATTTCTACAATCGATTGTCTGATGCAGTAGATACAGCTTTTTTTGAAGGCAAAGGCGTATTGTATCTTCATGAATTGGAAACCGGCAAACAGCTGGAGTTTAACAATAAATTTGAATTAGACGGCATTACCTTTTTAGAGCCTAATATCCACTTGTTTAGCTTTAACAACCCTTATGGAGCGTGCCCTAAATGCGATGGTTTTGGAACCACAATTGGTATCGATGAAGATTTGGTTATTCCAAATACGGCTTTATCGGTTTATGAAAACGCCATTTATCCGTGGCGAGGCGAAAGCATGTCGTGGTACCGCGATCAATTGGTAAACAATTCCCATAAATTCGATTTTCCAATTCACAAACCTTTTTATGAATTAACCGACAGCCAAAAGCAATTAATTTGGGAAGGAAATTCATATTTTACGGGATTGAACTATTTTTTTAAAGATTTAGAAGAAAACAATTACAAAATACAAAATCGGGTGTTATTGTCGCGCTATCGAGGGAAAACCAAATGCAATCTTTGCCATGGAAAACGATTGCGTGCCGAAGCCAACTATGTAAAAGTGAGTGGCAAAACCATTTCTGATTTGGTTGATTTACCAATTAACGAGTTGCGTGATTTCTTTAAATCGTTAAAATTAAACGAATTTGAAAGCAAAGTTGCCAAGAGATTGTTGTTGGAAATTAACAACCGTTTGCAGTTTTTAAGCGATGTTGGTTTGGATTATTTAACCATCAACCGCAGGTCTGCTACGCTTTCTGGTGGTGAGTCGCAACGTATCAATCTAGCAACATCGTTAGGAAGTAGTTTGGTGGGATCGATGTATATTTTAGACGAGCCAAGTATCGGACTCCATTCGCGTGATTCAGAAAAATTGATCGAGGTTTTAAAAAACCTTCGGAATTTAGGAAATACTGTAATTATCGTGGAACACGACGAAGATGTGATGAAAGCTGCCGATGAAATCATAGATATTGGTCCCGAAGCCGGAGTTTTAGGCGGAAAATTGATGGCACAGGGAACTTTTAAAGAGATTTTACAAGCCGATACATTAACAGCAAAATATTTAAACGGCGATTTAGAGATTAAAGTTCCTAAAAAACGCCGTCCCGTTAAAAACTTTATCGAGGTAAAAGGGGCACGAGAAAACAATTTAAAAAACATAGATGTGGTGTTTCCATTAGATTGTTTAACCATGGTGAGTGGGGTTTCGGGTAGCGGAAAATCTACTCTAGTAAAAAAAATATTATATCCTGCATTAGAAAAGCACTTAATAGGTACCAGCGAAAAACCCGGGCAATTCAATGAAATTACAGGCTCTTTTTCGCACATTAAACACATTGAATATGTAGATCAAAACCCAATAGGAAAAAGTTCTCGTTCAAACCCTATCTCATACATCAAAGCATACGATGATATTCGCGATTTGTTTGCCAAACAAAAACTTTCAAAAATGCGAAATTACCAACCCAAACATTTCTCTTTTAATGTGGAAGGAGGACGATGCGAAGTTTGTAAAGGCGATGGAGTGGTTACCATTGAAATGCAATTTATGGCGGATGTGCATTTAGAATGCGAAGCATGTAAAGGAAAACGCTTTAAAAAAGAAGTTTTAGAAGTACAATTTGAAGGTAAAAGTATTTTTGACGTTTTAAATTTAACCGTTGATGAAGCAATGGCATTCTTCACAAACCACAATCAAGATAAAATTGCACAGAAAATTCAGCCATTGCAGGATGTTGGTTTGGGATATGTAGCATTGGGGCAATCCTCTTCCACCCTATCTGGCGGGGAAGCACAACGCGTAAAACTAGCGACATTTTTGGGAAAAGGAGCCGTAAAAGAGCGTGCTTTGTTTATTTTTGACGAACCTACTACTGGTTTGCATTTCCATGATATTCAGAAATTATTGCAATCATTTCAGGCACTCATTGAAAAAGGACATTCTATTATTGTGATTGAACACAATTTAGACATGATAAAATGTGCCGACTATGTAATTGATATAGGTCCAGAAGGTGGTAAAAACGGCGGAACTGTTGTAGCAACCGGTACACCAGAAGAAATTGTAAAAAATAAAAAATCAATTACAGGAAGCTATCTAAAAGAAAAGTTGAAGTAG
- a CDS encoding RNA polymerase sigma factor, which translates to MAKEILSDAVLVQQYASGNEMALAQLIERHKSRIYSFIFSKVKDRDLSDDIFQETFIKVINTIKKENYNEEGKFLPWVMRIAHNLIIDHFRKQSKVKMQRDQEEYSIFGKMIDNQMNIEAQMIAGQIEDDLHLLVLKLPEDQQEIIRLRLYDDLTFKEIAELNDISINTALGRMRYAIINLRKMITNKQIILND; encoded by the coding sequence ATGGCAAAAGAAATTTTGTCAGATGCAGTATTAGTTCAACAATACGCTTCTGGAAATGAAATGGCTTTGGCGCAATTAATAGAGCGTCACAAATCACGCATATATAGTTTTATTTTTTCAAAAGTAAAAGACCGAGATTTATCAGATGATATTTTTCAGGAAACCTTTATTAAAGTGATTAATACCATAAAAAAAGAAAATTATAACGAAGAAGGAAAGTTTTTACCTTGGGTAATGCGTATTGCGCACAACTTGATTATTGATCATTTTAGAAAACAATCTAAGGTGAAAATGCAGCGCGATCAAGAAGAATATTCCATCTTTGGAAAAATGATTGACAATCAAATGAATATCGAAGCACAGATGATTGCAGGGCAAATTGAAGATGACTTGCACTTGTTGGTTTTGAAACTACCTGAAGATCAGCAGGAAATTATTCGTTTGCGTTTATACGACGATTTAACTTTTAAAGAAATTGCCGAATTAAATGATATAAGCATCAACACTGCTTTGGGCAGAATGCGTTATGCCATTATTAATCTGCGAAAAATGATTACCAACAAACAAATAATTTTAAACGATTAA
- a CDS encoding endonuclease III domain-containing protein, whose product MTKKEKVAFVIDTLEKLYPEVPIPLDHKDPYTLLVAVLLSAQCTDVRVNQITPKLFAVADNPYDMVKLSVEEIADIIRPCGLSPMKSKGIYGLSKILIDQYNGEVPADINALELLPAVGHKTASVVMSQAFNVPAFPVDTHIHRLMYRWNLSSGKNVVQTEIDAKKIFPIDTWNKLHLQMIWYGREYSPARGWKLEKDLITQKIGKKSVINELLKTHKQ is encoded by the coding sequence ATGACCAAAAAAGAAAAAGTTGCTTTTGTTATTGATACATTAGAAAAGTTGTATCCCGAAGTGCCTATTCCGTTAGATCATAAAGATCCATATACTTTATTGGTTGCGGTTTTGTTATCAGCCCAATGCACTGATGTTCGCGTAAACCAAATTACCCCAAAATTATTTGCTGTAGCCGATAATCCCTACGATATGGTAAAACTTTCGGTAGAAGAAATTGCCGACATTATACGCCCGTGTGGCTTGTCGCCCATGAAATCGAAAGGTATTTATGGTTTAAGTAAAATTTTAATTGATCAATACAATGGCGAAGTTCCGGCAGATATCAACGCCTTAGAATTATTGCCTGCAGTGGGGCATAAAACAGCTTCGGTAGTCATGTCGCAAGCTTTTAATGTGCCTGCTTTTCCTGTTGATACGCATATTCACCGCTTAATGTATCGTTGGAATTTAAGTTCGGGGAAAAATGTAGTGCAAACCGAAATTGATGCTAAAAAAATTTTCCCGATAGATACTTGGAATAAACTGCATTTACAAATGATTTGGTACGGTCGCGAATATTCACCAGCACGCGGTTGGAAATTGGAAAAAGATCTTATTACGCAAAAAATTGGTAAAAAATCGGTCATTAACGAGCTGCTTAAAACCCATAAACAATAA
- a CDS encoding DUF4919 domain-containing protein, with amino-acid sequence MKIFTLVTLLFSLNSIAQVSNATRKVDYKAIEKEITNKKSPYFFEHLKERFIALDTTLTVDDFHHLYYGSTIQNDYNVNRRHTIDEKINGYYNSENISTEQWKEIAKYNEKVLKNDLFIDLNVFDALIAAYHYTGDSEKNIKLSNLFDKLLGAMLETGNGFSQATAMDVISTSHEYYMMNILEFPVSGQQLLRDDEGRSYDLLTIKHPNTASNADENIDEEPTEEKLAENGKLKGLYFDVTRLFELYAKMFN; translated from the coding sequence ATGAAAATATTTACACTAGTTACCTTATTATTTTCGTTAAATAGCATTGCACAAGTTTCAAATGCTACAAGAAAAGTAGATTATAAAGCCATTGAAAAAGAAATCACCAACAAAAAAAGTCCGTATTTTTTTGAGCATTTGAAAGAGCGTTTTATCGCTTTAGATACCACTTTAACAGTAGATGATTTTCATCACTTATATTACGGAAGTACTATACAAAACGATTACAATGTCAACAGAAGACATACTATTGATGAAAAAATTAATGGTTATTATAATTCAGAAAATATCTCTACTGAACAATGGAAAGAGATTGCCAAGTATAATGAAAAAGTTTTAAAGAACGATTTATTTATAGATTTAAACGTTTTTGATGCGTTAATAGCTGCTTATCATTACACCGGAGATTCGGAAAAAAATATAAAGCTATCCAATTTATTTGATAAATTATTAGGTGCAATGCTTGAAACTGGCAACGGTTTTTCACAAGCTACTGCAATGGATGTTATTTCCACTTCGCATGAATATTATATGATGAATATTTTAGAATTCCCGGTCAGTGGGCAGCAATTATTAAGAGATGATGAGGGCAGATCGTATGATCTTTTAACCATAAAACATCCAAATACAGCCTCTAATGCAGATGAAAATATTGATGAAGAACCGACGGAGGAAAAATTAGCAGAGAACGGAAAATTAAAAGGTTTGTATTTTGATGTTACTCGTTTGTTTGAATTATATGCAAAAATGTTCAATTAG
- the bcp gene encoding thioredoxin-dependent thiol peroxidase: MNTIKIGDKAPDFSGVDQNGSIITLNDFKGKKIVLFFYPKASTPGCTAEACDLQNNIDRFIAQNYQLIGVSADSQKRQLNFATKNKLQYPLLADEDKQIINAYGVWGPKKFMGKEFDGIHRTTFIIDEKGIVEDIIYKVKTKEHTQQILK, from the coding sequence ATGAATACAATAAAAATAGGCGACAAGGCTCCTGACTTTTCAGGTGTCGATCAAAACGGATCCATCATAACATTAAATGATTTCAAAGGAAAAAAAATAGTTTTGTTTTTTTATCCAAAAGCTTCTACTCCTGGTTGCACAGCCGAAGCGTGTGATTTACAAAACAACATTGACCGCTTTATTGCTCAAAATTATCAATTGATTGGCGTGAGTGCCGATTCGCAAAAACGACAGTTAAATTTCGCTACAAAAAATAAGCTGCAATATCCGCTATTGGCCGATGAAGATAAACAGATTATCAATGCATATGGTGTTTGGGGACCAAAAAAATTTATGGGTAAAGAGTTCGACGGCATTCACAGAACTACTTTTATTATAGATGAGAAGGGTATTGTGGAAGATATTATTTATAAAGTAAAAACAAAAGAACATACCCAGCAAATATTAAAATAA